The Sediminispirochaeta smaragdinae DSM 11293 genome has a segment encoding these proteins:
- a CDS encoding ParB N-terminal domain-containing protein has product MNKQIEEIYIGKRIRKELGDLKPLMESLRTFGLMNPIVVNQDGELIAGHRRLEAAKALGWRSIEARVVNVETDIQMLELEIEENLHRRSLAADELADGYNRLDKLKHPSVFRRIWNAIKRFFSMLFGGDGRKKKRKRPDKKQDRPL; this is encoded by the coding sequence ATGAATAAGCAAATCGAAGAGATCTATATCGGAAAGCGTATCAGAAAGGAACTCGGAGATCTAAAACCGCTTATGGAAAGCCTGAGGACCTTCGGCCTTATGAATCCGATTGTCGTCAACCAGGACGGCGAGCTCATCGCTGGCCACCGCCGCCTGGAGGCGGCAAAGGCCCTGGGTTGGAGAAGTATCGAAGCAAGGGTTGTCAATGTCGAAACGGACATACAGATGCTGGAGCTTGAGATCGAGGAAAATCTCCACCGTCGAAGCCTTGCGGCCGATGAACTTGCCGATGGCTACAATCGTCTCGACAAACTGAAACATCCCTCCGTGTTCCGTAGAATATGGAATGCAATTAAGAGATTCTTCTCCATGCTTTTCGGTGGGGATGGACGAAAGAAAAAAAGGAAACGGCCTGACAAAAAGCAGGACCGTCCCCTGTAA